ATTGCGGATTATCTTTTCGCATTCTTATTTCTTCAACAATGTTAAGCATCTCGGTCTTAATTTTGCTTTCCGGGATTGTACAGTTCTTAATCTCTTCCGCGTTTAAAATAACTGATCTTTCTTTGTGTTTTTCCGGCACTCGATTCCAGAAAAAAGTGCATTCTGACCAAGTCCAGGTGTTTAAAACCCCGCCGATTTCTTCGATATAGGCGGAAACATTTTTGCTGTTTTTAAACATTTTTGTCCCCTGGAAAACCATATGCTCCAAAGCATGGGCTAAGCCGGCTTCTTTGGGCCAGATCTCGTCTCTGGTGCCGGCTTTAACTAAAACTCCGGCGGCAACAGTATTCGCATGCGGCAAGGACATTACATAAAGCGGCACGCCGGCTGAAGTTTCAAGTTTTTCAAAATTAAGATTTTTCATAAGCTGTTTTTATATTCAATTTCTTTATCATCAATATAAACATAATTGCCGCCCCTGGGTTTGTTAAAAATAATTCGGTGGTATTTAAAACCGCGCTGGTTCAGCCAATCAGCGGTAATCTCTGCCAAATCTTCGGTTCTGGCAGTGAAAAAAGTAATGATATTGCCCTGATTATAAAGCTGATTGATTGTTTCTCTGGCGCCGGGTATTTCTTGGGCGGTTTTCATTCTTTCCGGCTCTTCGTTAGGAATATCTTCGCAGATAACTCCGTCAATATCAACCAAGTAATTTTTAATTCCCGCAGCCAATCGCGGACTTTTCTTCTGGCCGTTTTGTCCGATATTTTCTTGTAAATTGCTATTCATAATTTAAAAAGTTAAAATAAACTAAAGCTTAATTTTAGCACGAACAATGGATTTTGTTAAAGATTATCGATTTGGCGCGCATTTATCAATTGCTGGCGGCTATGACCAGGCGTTAACCAGAGCGAAAAATATTGGCGCTAATTGCTTACAGATTTTTTCCTCACCGCCCCGAAACTGGAGCATTAAATCTCCAGCTAGGCAGGAAATTGATTTATTTTTAAGAACTAAAAAACAACTCGGGATTGAGCCAATTTATTTTCATACCACTTACTTGATTAATCTAGCGAGTCAAGAAGCAGTGGGTAAAAAATCAGTTGAGTTTTTGATTAAAGAATTAAATTTAGCTGAAAAACTTGAAATTAAAGGCAGTATTGTTCATCTGGGTTCCTACAA
Above is a genomic segment from Patescibacteria group bacterium containing:
- a CDS encoding deoxyribonuclease IV is translated as MDFVKDYRFGAHLSIAGGYDQALTRAKNIGANCLQIFSSPPRNWSIKSPARQEIDLFLRTKKQLGIEPIYFHTTYLINLASQEAVGKKSVEFLIKELNLAEKLEIKGSIVHLGSYKEEKTPAKYKLLIKNIQTILNKTPEKTLFIIENAGNRKIGADLDEISQIVNDLNNKRIRVCLDSCHLWSTGNDLSDNSKLEKFLKIFDRKIGLDRLELWH
- a CDS encoding phosphoheptose isomerase is translated as MNSNLQENIGQNGQKKSPRLAAGIKNYLVDIDGVICEDIPNEEPERMKTAQEIPGARETINQLYNQGNIITFFTARTEDLAEITADWLNQRGFKYHRIIFNKPRGGNYVYIDDKEIEYKNSL